In Arthrobacter sp. QXT-31, one genomic interval encodes:
- a CDS encoding AAA family ATPase: protein METTTAPNAVQIPARFDETAPRANPWEKTPEQLTAENYELKTLVREAGLMTKDELEAKAAYMARDLEDKATKIFNKRIEASEKFQSWELVEVELANKRAREEANRRYKVENSDADLSLFDSCMDLHTALTMPEEPMEWRVKHLLMVGHITTVTAPAKAGKTVLQVNRVKSYVDGTPLFGRFPVKPVEGNVAVWNYELMPNQMHDWFRRAQIVNRHKIFVMNMRGAGLFIQNEVVLERAIKWLRDNKIEILEIDPLQAAFLGSVNSDEDAADYITALQRLQKESGVKDIILTTHMGHAGKSNAEFERSIGSARWEGFPDNMWIYKREGDTAYLRIDKGRMDPVPEFALTRDPATNMLTHMGDNSGQEASKANDLFREVIRTLADGIQKLKTKDVVEKIAGSATKKKQEVRSILEELSEWGLLTEENVKQESGQKAAMVQMNSSGCGLFRAMIDNKRQVFRPLAVWSDGDPEPQSPLKVIVLQGV, encoded by the coding sequence ATGGAAACAACAACCGCACCTAACGCCGTCCAGATCCCGGCACGATTCGATGAGACGGCACCGCGTGCCAACCCTTGGGAAAAGACTCCCGAACAGCTCACCGCAGAGAACTACGAACTAAAGACCCTCGTCCGTGAGGCAGGCCTCATGACAAAGGACGAGCTGGAAGCTAAAGCCGCTTACATGGCGCGTGACCTTGAAGACAAGGCAACCAAAATCTTCAACAAGCGCATTGAAGCCTCCGAGAAATTCCAGTCTTGGGAACTCGTTGAAGTTGAGCTAGCCAACAAGCGTGCACGTGAGGAAGCAAACCGCCGCTACAAGGTGGAGAACTCCGACGCTGACCTCTCCCTCTTCGATAGCTGCATGGACCTTCACACAGCGCTGACCATGCCCGAAGAGCCGATGGAATGGCGCGTGAAGCACCTCCTGATGGTTGGGCACATCACCACCGTCACAGCTCCCGCAAAGGCCGGTAAGACCGTCCTACAGGTCAACCGCGTCAAGTCCTACGTAGACGGCACTCCCCTATTCGGACGCTTCCCGGTAAAGCCTGTAGAAGGCAACGTAGCCGTCTGGAACTATGAGCTGATGCCGAACCAGATGCACGACTGGTTCCGCCGTGCACAGATCGTCAACCGCCACAAAATCTTCGTGATGAACATGCGCGGTGCAGGCCTCTTCATTCAGAACGAAGTGGTCCTAGAACGCGCTATCAAGTGGCTCCGAGACAACAAGATCGAAATCCTTGAGATTGATCCGCTACAGGCCGCATTCCTAGGCTCCGTGAACTCCGATGAGGACGCAGCGGACTACATCACAGCCCTTCAGAGGCTTCAGAAGGAATCCGGCGTCAAGGACATCATCCTGACAACGCACATGGGGCACGCTGGCAAGTCCAACGCAGAGTTTGAACGCTCCATCGGTTCGGCACGCTGGGAAGGCTTTCCGGACAATATGTGGATCTACAAACGTGAAGGCGATACCGCTTACCTCCGCATTGACAAGGGACGTATGGACCCCGTTCCGGAATTCGCTCTGACACGTGATCCGGCAACGAACATGCTGACTCACATGGGAGACAACTCCGGTCAGGAAGCATCCAAGGCAAATGATCTCTTCCGCGAGGTTATCCGCACATTGGCTGACGGCATCCAGAAGCTCAAGACAAAGGATGTTGTTGAGAAGATCGCTGGCTCAGCCACGAAGAAGAAGCAGGAAGTCCGCTCCATCCTCGAAGAGCTATCCGAATGGGGATTGCTGACCGAGGAAAACGTCAAGCAGGAATCCGGACAGAAGGCCGCAATGGTCCAGATGAATTCCTCAGGATGTGGACTCTTCCGAGCAATGATCGACAACAAGCGTCAGGTCTTCCGTCCTCTGGCCGTCTGGTCTGACGGAGATCCCGAACCACAATCCCCCCTCAAGGTCATCGTCCTCCAAGGGGTATAG